ATCCCGCTGGTGCGCGCCCTGCGCATGGAGGGCAAAATGGTCATCGGCGTCGGCGTCACCGACACCACCTCGATCTACCTGGGACGCGCCGTAGATCACTTCGTCTTTTACCAGGATTTGCTCACCCGCGCGGGCCAGCCGGCGCGGCCCGCGGTGCGCCTCGAAACCGAAGCCGCGCCGCCCATCACCGCTGAAACAGCCAGCCTCCCGCTCAACTCCAACGGCGCCGGCCGCGCGCCCGCGCCCACCGAGCCGACCCCCGCGCTCGAGCCTGAGGATGACGGCCTCTGGAGCAGCCTGTTGTACGAGGCGGAGGACAATACGTAAGTAGGAAGTAGGAAGTAGGAAGTAGGAAGTAGGAAGTAGGAAGTAGGAATGAGGAAGTAGGAAGTGGGAAGTGGGAAGTGGGAAGTGGGAAGTGGGAAGTGGGAAGTGGGAGTTTTCGGGAGGACATCATGACGGCCAAGACAAAAATCATCATCAGCGACCTGCACCTGGGCGCTGGGCTGGAGGGCGCCGGCGGTAATCGCCTCGAAGACTTCATCAGCGACATTGACTTTGTGGAGTGGGTGCATGGCCTGACTGCGGAGAGCAACCGCACCGGCGCTGACATGGAATTCATCATCAATGGCGATTTTATGGAGATGCTGCAGGTGCCTGCGGTCGTGCGCTTTGACCCGACCGAACCCTACCCGCCGGCCGCGTATGCTGCCAACGACGAAGCCTCAGCCCTTCTCAAACTGACGCACATCACGCAGGGCCATCCGGGCCTCTTTGCTGTCCTGGCCGATTTCATCTGCCACCAACCGCGGCGCAACGTCGTCATTCTGCGGGGCAATCACGACCCTGAGCTCTACTGGCCCGGCGTGCAGGATGTCCTGCGCCATCTCCTGGGCGCCACCGGAGAAGTGGTCAACTTGCTCCAGTTCCCGCCGTTGAGCTATCTGACCGACGGCGTCTACGTAGAGCATGGCAATCAGTACACTGAATCGGTCAACCGTTTTCAGAACCCCAGCGCGCCGCTCGACCCGCAGGATCCCACCAGGCTGGAATTGGTGTGGGGATCGCGCTTCGTGTTCGAATACTTCAACCAGATCGAACGTGAGCGTTACTGGGTGGACGGCGTGGCGCCGATGACGGGCCTCATCTGGTATGGCTTGCACTACGATTTCCCCTTTGCGGCCAGGGCGCTCAAACTCCTGCTGGCTGCTGTCCCGCGCCTGGGGCTGCCGCGCGAGGTCTCTCCCAAGCAAATTGACGCCATCTCCGCCCTGGAAGCAGACCTGGCCGATCCCGACGACCTGCCCGCCCTGCAGGCACGCTACGAATCGGACCCCGCCTTCCGTCAGGAGTTCGAGGCGCGTGTGCTGGAAGCCTTGCGCGACGTCAGCACGGACGACACCCTCCTGCCCTCCGCACGTGACCTCACGCCGGCCGCTGCCCTGGCGCGCGCGGAACAGTTGGCCGATGAGTATCGGCGGCGCCTGCGCAGCGAAGCCCAGCGCATCGCCACCGAAACCCAGGCGCGCCTGGTGACATTTGGTCATACCCACGTGTCAGAAACTTTCCCCCTGACGGATGGGGCCACCTACATCAACAGCGGCGCCTGGATCGGCGCGGCTGATTTTTCTCATGCCACCCCGGCGCAGTGGGAAGACCTCTTCCGTCATCCGGATACCTATGCCAACCAGCGCCAGTTGGCCTTTGTGCGCGTGGACTATGACGCAGCCGGCCAGCTCAGCGCCCGCCTGCTGCATGTGGGTCAGCCAACGCCGCCCGGTGGAACAGGCAGCGGCGGCGTTCACCCGGCGCCCTCGCCGCATAAGGGCTGCCTGCCCGCCCTGCTCCTGCTGCCCTTCCGGCGCTGAACCATCGCCGCCGCGCCTGACGCAGGCTCTCTTTTGATCACTGAACGGTCCATGACCTATGCAACCAACCTCGTATCCACTTGACCTGCAGATCTTGACCGCGCGCTGGCGCACATTTATCGAAACGCGCGCGCAGCCGGACGCGGTGGACCCGGTGGTGGTCAGTTCCTGGCGCCGCTGTGCTCCCTTGCTCAACCCCTTTGCCCAACCTCAGTTAGCCCGCCTGAATGAACAGGCCCTGCGCCGCCTGCTCATCAGCCAGTTCGATCTCCTGGCCATTGCGCGCCCGGTGATGGAAGACATCTTCCAGGTCATCGAGGGCGACCGCAGTCTGATGGTGCTGCTCGATAACACCGGCTGCGTTTTGCTCACCCTGGGCGACGCCCACATGGAAGAAGAGGCCACCCGCCTGGGGCTGACTCCCGGCACCTACTGGGATGAGGGGCGCGTGGGCACCAATGCCTTCGCCCTGGTCCTGGCCGAACGTATGCCGGCGCAGGTGGTCGGCGCGGAGCATTTCCTGGCCTGCTTTCATCATCTCGTGGATGCGGCCGCGCCCATTTTTCAGCCCAGTGGACGACCCATCGGCGTGTTGGGCATCCTCGGTCTGGGCAGCATGAGTCATTCCCATGCGACCGGCATCGTCGTGGCCGGCGCGCGCGCCCTGGAAAACCAGTTGGCCGCCGACGTGATGCACCTGGATGCCAACGCCCATTTGACCCTGCTCAATGCGACGATGGAATCCATCGCGGATGGGGTGCTGGCCTGGGATCGCGACGGCATCGTCACGCAGATGAATCGGCAGGCGGCCGAGCTGCTGACCCTCAACCCGCGCCTCGTCGTCGGGCACCCCTTGCAGCGCTATGTGCAGGCGCCGGCCGACCTACGCGAAGCGATGGAGCTTGGCAAGCCGTTGCGCGATGTCGAGGCTCATCTGCTGGTCAACGGACGCCCGGTCTACTGCATGTTGAATCTGAAGCCAATTCGCATTGGCGACGCGCCACCGATCGGCTTTCTGGCGACGCTGCAGCCCATTCAGCAGATTCACCAGATCTTCTATCGCCTGTCCGGCGCGCAGGCCGCGATGACCTTCGACGATCTCAAGGGCAAATCGGCCGACATCCAGCGCGTGCGCAATCAGGCGCGCGGCGCCGCACGCGGCCGCGGCAACGTCCTGTTGCAGGGCGAGTCAGGGGTGGGTAAACACGTCGTGGCGCGCGCCATCCACAACGCCAGCAGCCGCGCCAACGGGCCTTTCATTGCCGTCAACTGCCGGGCCTTCCCGCGTGACCTGTTTCTGAGTGAGTTCCTCGGTTATGAAAGCGGCGCCTTCAGCGGCGCACGCGTCGAAGGGCGCCCCAGTAAGTTCGAGCTGGCCTTCGGCGGCACCCTGTTCCTGGACGAAGTAGAGACGATCCCGCTCGAATTCCATTCCGTGCTCGGCCGCGTGATCGAAACCGGCGAGGTGATGCGCCTGGGCGGCACCCGCGTCATTCCGGTCAATGTGCGCGTGATTTCCTCCACCGACACCGATCTGGACAGCCTGGTGGCCGAGGGCGCGTTTCAGGCCAACCTGGTTTATCGCCTGAGCTCGATCGTGATTGACATGCCGCCACTGCGCCAGCGGCGTGAGGATCTACCCGAACTGATAGAGACCATCCTGGGCCGCATGCGCGCCAGTCAGCCGGCCAATGCGGCCAATGCGGCCACGGTCACGCCGGAGGCGCTGCACCTGATGAAGAAGTACCCCTGGCCAGGCAACATTCGCGAACTGGAGAGCGCCCTGGAGCGCGCCAGCAGCCTGGTAGCCAGCGGTCAGCCCATTGACGTGGCCCATTTACCGGAGAGCGTCCGCCGCGGCGCGGTCATCGTGCCCACGCGCGAAAAAGCCGAACCGGTGCTCAACATGGATGAATGGAACCGCGAGGCGCTCATTCGCGCCGGCTGGGCCACGCACGGCAATCTGACCGAAATGGCGCACCTGCTCGGCATCAGCCGCACCACGTTATGGCGCAAGATGCGCTTCTTCAACCTGACCGCGCACCACTTTCAACCCGATGGGTAATTGGTACCATCCCTCTGTTTCAGAATTGAACAGTTGTCGCAATTTCCGTTTCACCTTGAAACAAAAATTATCCAATTGATTGACACTGCGGTCACGCTGTGCTAATCTGATCGTCGTGTGATTTTTTCGGAAACCGCTTAAGGCATGGGCTGGGTCATACCGGCAAAGTGACATGCACCCCAGGCGGTTCGTGGCTGGTCTCATTAATTGGAGCCGCGTCGTGCCAAGCCTTGTTCCGAGCAAGGCGACCATGAGAAAGGAGGACTGTCACACCCCACACAACCCTGCGCTAGCTTGTGACTCGACGCGCCTTACCCCGCGCGCATCGAGGTAGGTACGCTCCCTCATGAGAGTCGTTCGATCTCGAGCTGCCTGCGAGGCAGCAAATATCGCATCAGACAAGGTAGGAGGAACTTTCACAATGTCTCCGTTTATGGGTGAAGTGATTGGCACGATGTTGCTGATCCTGTTGGGTGATGGTGTGGTGGCCAACGTTTTGTTGGCCAAGACCAAGGGTAAAAACGCCGGCTGGATTGTCATTACCACAGCCTGGGCGCTGGCGGTCTTTGTGGGCGCCTATTCGGTGGCGAGCGTCAGCGGTGCGCACTTGAATCCGGCCGTCACGATTGGTCTGGCCGTGGCTGGTAAGTTTGCGTGGGCCAATGTCTTCCCGTACATTATTGCCCAATTCATTGGCGCCTTCATTGGCGCCACCCTGGTTTGGTTGCACTACTTCCCGCACTGGGCCGAGACCAAGGATACTGGCCTGAAGTTGGCCGTCTTCTCGACCGGCCCGGCCATTCGCAGCATGACCTGGAACCTGGTTTCTGAAATCATCGGCACCTTCGCGCTGGTGTTCGGCATCCTGGCGATCAAGGGCGCCGTGATGGATTCGTCTGGCTCGGCCGTGCCGTTGAACATGGGCGCTCTGGGCATTATCCCCGTGGCCTTCCTCGTGTGGGTGATCGGTCTGGCGCTCGGTGGCACCACCGGTTATGCCATCAATCCGGCTCGTGACCTCGGCCCTCGCATTGCGCACTTCGTCCTGCCTATCGCAGGCAAGGGTGACAGCGACTGGGGCTACTCCTGGATTCCCGTGGTCGGCCCCATCGTCGGTGCTGTCATTGCGGCCCTCCTGTACACAGGACTCGGCAGTTTCTAACCCTCGGCGCTTTTCCCTTGTGAAGGCCTGACTTCAGGCCTTCGCAAGGCCCCCTGATTCGTGACCGTGCCAGCGTGTTGAGGCGATTGCTGTGATGAAAGGAATGGCTATATGAAGAAACTGATCAATAAACCCGAAGATGTCGTTCGCGAGGAACTGGAAGGGATTGTCTACGCACACTCGAACTTGGTGACAGTGCATTATGACCCGAACTTTATTGTACGGGCCGATGCACCGGTGCAGGGCAAAGTGGGCGTGATCTCTGGCGGCGGCTCCGGTCATGAGCCGATGCATGGTGGCTTCGTGGGTATGGGTATGCTGGATGCGGCCTGCCCCGGCGCGGTCTTCACCAGCCCCACGCCCGATCAGATGCTGGAAGCGACCAAGGCCGTCAATGGCGGCGCGGGCGTGCTGCACATCGTCAAGAACTACACCGGCGACATCATGAACTTCGAGATGGCGGCCGAATTGGCGCGTGAAGAGGGCATCGAGGTCGAGGCGGTAGTGACCAACGACGACGTGGCTGTGAAGGATAGCCTCTGGACAGCCGGCCGTCGTGGCGTTGGCATCACCGTCCTGGCCGAGAAGATCACGGGCGCGGCCGCGGAAGAGGGTCGCTCTCTCAAAGAAGTGGCCGATGTCTGTCGCAAAGTCAACGCCTGGGGCCGCAGCATGGGTATGGCGCTCACCTCCTGCACCGTGCCCCATGCCGGCAAGCCCACCTTCGATCTGCCTGAAGATGAGATGGAAATCGGCGTCGGTATCCACGGCGAGCCAGGCCGCAAGCGCATGAAGCTGGCCACGGCCGACGAAATCACCGAGATGCTGGCCGAGCCAATCATCGAGGACCTGCCCTTCCAGGCGGGTGACGAAGTCCTGGCCTTTGTCAACGGCATGGGCGGCACCCCTCTCATCGAACTGTATGTCGTCTATCGCAAGCTGGCGCAGATCTGCGAGAGCCACGGTATCAAGATCGCGCGCAACCTGATCGGCTCCTACATCACCAGCCTCGAAATGGCCGGCTGCTCGATCACGTTGCTCAAGCTGGATGCTGACCTCCTCAAGCTGTGGGACGCACCGGTGAAGACCGTGGGCCTGCGCTGGGGTGTATGAGTCTTGCAAACTCGTTGCATTAAACAGCATTAACAGGTGACCATGACAATCTCGCGTCAAGATGTGCTCGACTGGATCAAGAACGTTGCTGGCGTGCTCGCTGAAAACAAGGACTACCTCACCCAACTCGACTCGGCCATTGGTGATGCCGACCACGGCGCCAACATGACGCGTGGTTTTCAGGCCGTCCTCACCAAGCTGCCCGCCGTCAGCGACAAAGACATCGGCACCATCTTCAAGACGGTCGGCATGACGTTAGTCTCCACCGTCGGAGGCGCCAGCGGGCCGCTCTATGGCACCTTCTTCATGCAGGCAGGCGCGGTCTCGGTCGGTAAACAAGACCTCTCGGCCGCCGACTGGGGCGCCGCGCTGGAAGCCGCGGTCAATGGCGTTGTTATGCGCGGCAGGGCCGTTCTCGGCGATAAGACGATGGTAGATGCCCTGACGCCAGCCCTCGAAGCCTTCAAGGATGCGGTCGTGCAGAACGCCACGATCGGTTTGGCCCTGACACGCTCTGTTCAGGCCGCCGAAGAAGGCATGAAAGCGACGATCCCCCTGGTGGCACGCAAGGGACGTGCCAGCTATTTGGGCGAACGCAGTGCAGGGCACCAGGACCCTGGCGCCACTTCGACCTTCCTGATCTTGAAGTGCGCCGCCGAAACCTGGGCAAACTCATAAGATCACGCTCGATCCGGACAGGCCATAGAGTCTGTCATCTACATAGTTTCGGAATCCAAAGGAGGATTCGTACATGGCTAAGTATGCAGCAGCGATAGACCAGGGCACCACCAGCACCCGCTTCATGGTGTTCGACCACAGTGGAAAAGTTGTTTGTTTCGACCAGAAGGAACATGAGCAGATCTATCCCAAGCCGGGTTGGGTCGAGCATGATCCGATGGAGATTTGGACCCGCGTCGATGAAGTTGTCAAGGGCGGCCTGGCCAAGGGCAATATTGACCCGGCCGACATTGCCGCGGTCGGCATCACCAATCAGCGTGAGACCACCGTCGTGTGGAATCGCAACACCGGCAAGCCGTACTACAATGCCATCGTTTGGCAGGATACGCGCACGGCCGATATCTGCAACGCCCTGGCAGCCGATGGTGGTCAGGATCGCTTCCGCGCCCAGGTGGGCCTGCCGTTGGCGACCTACTTCTCCGGCCCCAAGGTGCGCTGGATTCTCGACAATGTCGCGGGCGTGCGCGCAGCCGCAGAAGCCGGCGATGCCATCTTCGGCAACATTGACACCTGGGTCATCTGGAATCTGACCGGCGGCACCGACGGCGGCGTGCATGTGACCGATGTCTCCAACGCCAGTCGCACCATGCTCATGAACCTCAACACCCTCGACTGGGATGATGAGATTCTGGGCGTCATGGGCGTGCCACGCGCCATGCTGCCCAAGATCGTCGCCTCCAGCGCGGTCTATGGCAGCGCCAAGGGCGCCCTGGCCGGCATCCCTGTGGCAGGCGACCTGGGCGATCAGCAGGCGGCTCTCTTCGGCCAGACCTGCTTCAGCGCTGGCGAAGCCAAGAACACCTACGGCACCGGCTGCTTCATGCTGCTCAACACCGGCACCACGCCCGTTCCGAGCAAGAGCGGCCTGCTCACCACCCTGGGCTACAAGATCGGTGACGAACCGGCCGTCTATGCCCTGGAAGGCTCCATCGCCATCACCGGCGCGCTGGTGCAGTGGCTGCGTGACAACCTGGGCCTCATCTCGCGCTCCTCGGATGTCGAAGCCCTGGCCGCGACCGTCGAAGACAACGGCGGCATCTACTTCGTGCCCGCGTTCTCTGGCCTGTTTGCGCCCTACTGGCGCAGTGATGCCCGCGGCGCGCTCGTCGGCATGACCCGCTACGTCAACAAGGGCCACATCGCCCGCGCCGCCCTGGAGGCCACCGCCTTCCAGACGCGTGAAGTGCTCGATGCCATGAACAACGACTCCGGCGTCGCGCTGACTGCCCTCAAGGTGGACGGCGGCATGGTCTTCAACGAACTGCTCATGCAGTTCCAGGCCGACATCCTCGGCGTCCCTGTCATCCGCCCAACCGTGGCCGAGACGACAGCCCTGGGCGCCGCCTACGCCGCCGGCCTGGCCGTCGGCTTCTGGGCCAAGGTCGAGGACCTGCGCGCGAACTGGGGCAAGGACAAGGAATGGCAGCCGAACATGGATGCGGACCATCGCGCGGCGCAGTATGCCAACTGGAAGAAGGCCGTCACCCGCACCTTCGATTGGATCGCCTAACGTTCTCTTTTCCTCTCTCCCCCTCGTTCAACGAGGGGGAGGGGGAGAGGGGGAGAGGGGGAGAGGGTGGGCCTGCCGCCTGCCCTCCCTGACACTTGTGCCGGTCCGTGGACTGCGCACCACGTGCTGTTAGTGGCCTGCGGAACCAGTGAGCACCGAAAATGGGCCGTCCGGCAGACATCGTGTCTGCGACCTGCGCCCTTCAGGACTTACGACGTAGGGTGAAAAGACCGAAGGGTGCTTGTGCCCCTTCGGTCTTTTTTCATCGTAACCATTCAGGAATGAGATTTTTCTATGAAACGTCTAGATACTGACATTCTCGTGATTGGCGGTGGCGCCACCGGTACGGGAATTGCCTGGGATGCGGCACTCCGTGGCTTCAAGGTCATCCTGGTGGAGAAACGCGACCTAACCCATGGCACCACCGGGCGCTACCACGGCCTGTTGCACAGCGGCGGCCGCTATGTCGTCAAGGACCCTGGCAGCGCGGTGGAGTGCATTACCGAAAACCGCATCCTGCGCAAGACCCATGCCCATTGCATCGAAGATACCAGCGGCTTCTTTGTTGTGACGCCAGAAGATGAGGGGGAATACCCTGATCTGTTCAAGGCCGCATGTGAGAAGTGCGGCGTGCCTTGCGCCGAAATCCCCGTGGCCGAGGCGCTGCGCCGTGAGCCGCTGTTGAACCAGCGCATCAGCCGCGTCTTCGAAGTGCCCGATGGCGCCGCGGACAGCTTCTTGTCCACGCACGCCACGGCCCAGGCCGCGCAACGCGTTGGCGCGCAGACCCTCGTTTACCATGAAGTGATCGCCCTTCTTCTGGAGGGCGGCGATGGCAACCGCCGCGTGGCCGGCGCGCAGGTGCGCAATGTGACCACCGGCGAAGAGATGGCGATTCACGCCAGCATGACCGTCAACGCCACCGGCGCGTGGGCCGGTCAGCTTGCCAAGATGGCTGGCATCCGCGTGGATGTGATCCCCGGCAAGGGCACACTGGTGGCTATGAACCACCGTGTCGTCAACACAGTCATCAACCGCTGCAAAAAACCGGCCGATGGCGATATCATCGTGCCGATTCATACCGTGGCCGTCATCGGCACCACGGACGAACGCGTCACCAACCCTGAAGACCTGCGCATCGAACCGTGGGAAGTCTATCTGATGTTGAGCGAAGGCGAGAAGCTGGTTCCTTCCATTTCCAAAGCCCGTGTGGTGCGCACATGGGCCGGGGTGCGGCCCCTCTATCAGGAACATTACAGCGGTTCCAGTCGCGATGCCACGCGCGCCTTCACTCTGCTGCGCCACAACAATCGTGATGGCGTCCAGAGTTTCCTCACCATGACCGGCGGCAAGTGGACCACCTTCCGCCTGATGGCTGAAAAAGCCGTGGACGCCGCGTGCGAGCAGATTGGCGTGCGCCAGCCATGCGTGACGGCCGAGACGGTCGTGCCAGGCATCGAGCAGGGGCACTACTGGCTGGGACATCGCCTGCACGAAGTCGAAGACCTCAAGCTGCAGGGCGAACTGGTGTGCGAGTGCGAGCTGGTGACGCGCACGATGGTCGAGAATGCCGTGCGGCGCAATCCCCTGGTGACACTGGACGATCTGCGCCGTGATGTGCGCCTGGGTATGGGGCCTTGCCAGGGCGGCTTCTGCACCTATCGCGCCTGCGGCATCTTGCACGAGCTGGGCAGCAAGCAGCAAGCGGATGCCCGCCCACCGCTGCAAGTCAGCGCAAGGGACGCCACGTGGGAAGTGGCCTACCTGCAGTCGCCCGCGCATAACAACGGCGCGGCGGCCGCGGCCCCTTCGCCGCTGTCCAATCAGGCCATTACAGTGGAGGATGCCAACCTGCTCTTGCGCGATTTCCTGCAAGAGCGCTGGAAAGGGCTGACGCCCATCCTGTGGGCGCAGCAGCTCAAGCAGGAACGCCTGGATGAACTGATCTACCTCAGCCTGCTGAATGCCGATCATCTGCCCGACGGCGACCGGCAAGGCCCGCTGAGCACGTTCTGGCGGTTCGACACCACGCCGAACGAGAAAACGGAGCGCGACCATGCTTGATCTACTTGTAATCGGCGCTGGACTGGCCGGCCTCCAGGCCGCTATCACCGCTGCGCAGGCCGGCGCACGGGTGCGGCTCATCGCCAAAGGCTTGAGCGCCACGCATTGGGCCGCGGGCACCGTGGATGTGCTCGGCTATGCGCCGGCGGCTGAGGGCGCCGCGCCCGCGTTGGTGCAGCGCCCGCTGGATGCGATCGCCGGTGTGCCGGCCCCCCATCCCTACAGCCTGCTCGGCCGTGAGGGCGTTGCCAGCGCGCTCGATTCTTTCGTGGCCCTGACTCATGAGCTTGGCGTGCCCTACGAAGGCAGCGCCAACGGCGGCAACCTGCTGCTGCCATCGCCCGTCGGCGCGCCGCGACCCGCGTTCCTGGCGCCACGCGCCCAGCGCGGCGGCGATCTCAGCCGGCCGGAACCGATGCTGATCGTCGGTTTTCAGGGGATGCGCGACTTCTACCCCGAACTGATCGCGGCCAACCTGAACAAGCAGGGCTTTGCCGCGCGTGCGGCCTTCCTGCCCCTGAGCCTGCTCAACAGCCAGCATGACCGCAACAGCGTGCAGTTGGCTCATGGCCTGGATAACCCGCGGGTCACCGCCAAACTGGCGGCTGAGCTCAAGCGCCTGCTCAAGCCGGGGGAGCGCATCGGCCTGCCGGCTATCCTGGGCCTGGCCAATCACCTGGGTGTGCTGGATGATTTGCGCACCCAAACCGGCGCCGTCATCTTTGAAATCCCCACCCTGCCGCCCAGCGTGCCTGGCATTCGCCTGCATGCGGCCTTGCGCAAGCATGTGGAAGCGCTGGGCGTGCGGGTCGAGATCGGCATGGAGGGCATTGGCTTCCACGCAGAGGGGGACGCAGAGGGGGACGCGGGAAACATTCAGTGGGTGGAGACTTCTACCAGTGCGCGGCCGCTGAAGCACCGCGCGGCCAAGTATCTGCTGGCGACGGGCGGCATCCTGGGCGGCGGTTTCAACAGCAATCACCTGGGCCGGGTGTGGGAAGTGATCTTCGACCTGCCGTTGACCGTGCCGCAGCAGCGTCATCAGTGGTTCCAGTCGCAGTTTCTGGATCCGCAGGGGCACCCGGTTTTCCGCGGTGGTGTGGCGGTGAATGGCGATTGGCAGCCGCTCAAGGGCGATGGGACCCCCGTTTATCGCAACCTGTGGGCGGCCGGCGGTCTGTTGGCCGGCGGGGATTACATTCAGGAGCGCAGCCTGGAAGGGGTTGCCATTGCCAGCGGTCGCGCCGCGGCGACGCGACTCCTGCAGGCAGCGTAGGGCCGCTGGCCTGGCGCTTGAATTTCTTTTACGAACACGGACTATCCTTATGCACACGATTTCCTGGCACTCGGTCGGCGAATCGCTCGACGAGTGTATCAAATGTAACATCTGTACGAGCTACTGCCCGGTGGCCGCGGTGACCGATCAGTTCCACGGCCCCAAGTATTCCGGGCCGCAGGCGCAGCGCTTCCGCGAGAACGGCCAGCCCCACTCGCCCGATCATTCGGTGGACTACTGCTCCGGCTGCCGCGTCTGCAATGAGGTTTGCCCCACCGGCGTGCGCATTGCCGAGATCAACGCCCGCGCCCGCGCGCAGATGGTGGCCGAACACGGCATCCCCTTGCGCAATCGTCTCCTGGGCCGCAACGAGATGTTGGGCAAGGTGGGCAGCTACGCGCCGGCCCTGGCCAACCTGGCGATGCACAACCCCTTCAGCCGCTTCATGGCCGAGAAGGTGATGGGCATCGCGCGCCAGGCGCCGCTGCCGCATTGGAGCACGGAGGGCACCTTCGGCGACTGGATGAAGCGCACCGCCGGCCAGCGCCTGGCCTCAGACAAGAAGGTGGTCTACTTCCACGGCTGCGCCACGATGTACTACGAGCCGTTCATCGGCAAGGCGGCCGTCCTGGTCTTCGAGCATCATGGCTACGAGGTGATCGTGCCGCCGCAGAACTGCTGCGGCCTGCCGATGCTGAGCAACGGCGAATTCAAGGCGGCGCGCGGCCTTCACGAGCACAACGTCGGTTACCTGGCCGACTACGCCGCCCAGGGCTACCCCGTCGTGGGCACCAGCACCAGTTGCACCTTGACTCTCAAAGAAGAGGCGCCCGAACTGCTGGACATGCAGGACGCAGCCAGCGAACAGCTCAAGATGGGCACCTGGGACATCTTCGAGTGGCTGATCGAACTGGCCGACAAGGGCGAGCTGAGAACCGATTTCAAGAATATCGAGATGGTCTTACCGTATCACGCGCCTTGCCAATATCGGGCGCACCGCGTGGGCAAGCCGGCCTTCGAGATCCTTGAGATGATCCCCGGCCTGGATGTGCGTGACAGCCACGCCCCCTGCTGTGGCATCGCCGGCACCTATGGCTACAAGGTGGAGAAATATCAGATCGGCATGGATGTGGGCGAAGAGCTGTTCCGCTTCGTGCGCGAGCAGGGCGAGGAGGCCACCATCACCGCCTGCGACTCCGAAACGTGCCGCTGGCAGTTGGAGCATGGCACCCACAAGCCCAGCCGCCATCCGATCGAAGTTCTGGCCGCTGCGTATGGGTTGTACGACCTGGAGAAACGCCGGCCGCTGCATGAGTAGGAAGTAGGAAGTAGGAAGTGGGAAGTGGGAAGTGGGAAGTGGGAAGTGGGAAGTGGGAAGTAGGAAGTAGGAAGTAGGAAGTGGGAAGTAGGAAGTGGGAAGTAGGAAGTGGGAAGTGGGAAGTAGGAAGTAGGAAGTAGGAAGTGGGAAGTGGGAAGTGGGAAGTAGGAAGTAGGAAGTGGGAAGTGGGAAGTGGGAA
The window above is part of the Candidatus Amarolinea dominans genome. Proteins encoded here:
- a CDS encoding anaerobic glycerol-3-phosphate dehydrogenase subunit C; the encoded protein is MHTISWHSVGESLDECIKCNICTSYCPVAAVTDQFHGPKYSGPQAQRFRENGQPHSPDHSVDYCSGCRVCNEVCPTGVRIAEINARARAQMVAEHGIPLRNRLLGRNEMLGKVGSYAPALANLAMHNPFSRFMAEKVMGIARQAPLPHWSTEGTFGDWMKRTAGQRLASDKKVVYFHGCATMYYEPFIGKAAVLVFEHHGYEVIVPPQNCCGLPMLSNGEFKAARGLHEHNVGYLADYAAQGYPVVGTSTSCTLTLKEEAPELLDMQDAASEQLKMGTWDIFEWLIELADKGELRTDFKNIEMVLPYHAPCQYRAHRVGKPAFEILEMIPGLDVRDSHAPCCGIAGTYGYKVEKYQIGMDVGEELFRFVREQGEEATITACDSETCRWQLEHGTHKPSRHPIEVLAAAYGLYDLEKRRPLHE
- the glpA gene encoding anaerobic glycerol-3-phosphate dehydrogenase subunit A translates to MKRLDTDILVIGGGATGTGIAWDAALRGFKVILVEKRDLTHGTTGRYHGLLHSGGRYVVKDPGSAVECITENRILRKTHAHCIEDTSGFFVVTPEDEGEYPDLFKAACEKCGVPCAEIPVAEALRREPLLNQRISRVFEVPDGAADSFLSTHATAQAAQRVGAQTLVYHEVIALLLEGGDGNRRVAGAQVRNVTTGEEMAIHASMTVNATGAWAGQLAKMAGIRVDVIPGKGTLVAMNHRVVNTVINRCKKPADGDIIVPIHTVAVIGTTDERVTNPEDLRIEPWEVYLMLSEGEKLVPSISKARVVRTWAGVRPLYQEHYSGSSRDATRAFTLLRHNNRDGVQSFLTMTGGKWTTFRLMAEKAVDAACEQIGVRQPCVTAETVVPGIEQGHYWLGHRLHEVEDLKLQGELVCECELVTRTMVENAVRRNPLVTLDDLRRDVRLGMGPCQGGFCTYRACGILHELGSKQQADARPPLQVSARDATWEVAYLQSPAHNNGAAAAAPSPLSNQAITVEDANLLLRDFLQERWKGLTPILWAQQLKQERLDELIYLSLLNADHLPDGDRQGPLSTFWRFDTTPNEKTERDHA
- the glpB gene encoding glycerol-3-phosphate dehydrogenase subunit GlpB, with protein sequence MLDLLVIGAGLAGLQAAITAAQAGARVRLIAKGLSATHWAAGTVDVLGYAPAAEGAAPALVQRPLDAIAGVPAPHPYSLLGREGVASALDSFVALTHELGVPYEGSANGGNLLLPSPVGAPRPAFLAPRAQRGGDLSRPEPMLIVGFQGMRDFYPELIAANLNKQGFAARAAFLPLSLLNSQHDRNSVQLAHGLDNPRVTAKLAAELKRLLKPGERIGLPAILGLANHLGVLDDLRTQTGAVIFEIPTLPPSVPGIRLHAALRKHVEALGVRVEIGMEGIGFHAEGDAEGDAGNIQWVETSTSARPLKHRAAKYLLATGGILGGGFNSNHLGRVWEVIFDLPLTVPQQRHQWFQSQFLDPQGHPVFRGGVAVNGDWQPLKGDGTPVYRNLWAAGGLLAGGDYIQERSLEGVAIASGRAAATRLLQAA